A single region of the Paraburkholderia sprentiae WSM5005 genome encodes:
- the pdxR gene encoding MocR-like pyridoxine biosynthesis transcription factor PdxR, with product MARGKTALSPDLPFPPTLPQAGNRSKRDCIANTIRNAISTGLLSAQGRLPSSRTLADRWHVSRGTVEAAFDRLCSEGYITRTPGSGTRVSAAVPDSFLPSLTADLHKPNDRLAADVLDRGMLLTSAEAPVQAGIPFIARLAAPDLLRASHWHKHAAEAAKDSGTIDADFMPTRGLYPLRQQVAAYLGVFRGLLCRPEDIFITSGIRHAIDAVARVLLEPSSKVAIEDPGYPGASQIFELAGADMVDIAVDEYGMKVADLEKHPDISLVYTTPAHQSPLGVTMSVDRRESLLKWSHQNQGWIIEDDYDGEFSFQSAPLPALKSQDQHQRVIYCSSFNKTVAANLRVGFMVVPPALQNRMLALSEMIGSPVSGTTQLALAAFMASGDFSSHLRRCRQAYQQRRDVLIRELERHASGKYNVTGGHAGFHFILWLKPGTDEQDIVNQAATVGIALQSLGSLCRRASFGPAFIMGYSALSLSQARFSGRKLGLILGASS from the coding sequence ATGGCCCGAGGAAAGACCGCTTTATCGCCCGATCTTCCCTTTCCGCCAACGCTTCCCCAAGCTGGGAATCGCTCAAAGCGCGACTGCATAGCGAACACGATCCGCAACGCGATCTCGACAGGGCTGCTTTCCGCGCAGGGCCGCCTTCCCTCGTCGCGCACGTTAGCCGACCGATGGCATGTATCACGTGGAACGGTAGAGGCGGCGTTTGATCGACTGTGTTCGGAGGGATATATCACTCGAACACCAGGATCGGGGACCCGCGTGAGCGCGGCCGTCCCGGACAGCTTTCTGCCATCCTTAACGGCGGATCTGCACAAGCCTAACGATCGACTTGCAGCCGACGTGTTGGACAGGGGCATGTTGTTAACGTCTGCGGAGGCTCCGGTCCAGGCGGGTATCCCGTTCATCGCTCGTCTCGCAGCGCCGGACCTATTGCGGGCGTCGCATTGGCATAAGCACGCGGCGGAAGCAGCGAAAGACAGCGGGACGATAGATGCAGATTTCATGCCGACCCGAGGCTTGTACCCGTTGCGTCAGCAGGTTGCCGCTTACCTTGGTGTTTTCCGCGGGCTGTTATGCCGCCCAGAGGATATCTTCATTACATCAGGAATCAGGCACGCGATTGACGCGGTGGCGCGAGTGCTGTTGGAGCCGTCCAGTAAGGTAGCGATCGAAGATCCTGGCTACCCCGGAGCAAGTCAGATATTTGAGCTAGCCGGCGCTGACATGGTCGATATCGCGGTCGACGAGTACGGGATGAAAGTCGCCGATCTAGAAAAGCATCCCGACATTTCGCTTGTCTACACCACGCCCGCACATCAGTCGCCGCTCGGCGTGACTATGTCAGTTGACCGTCGAGAGAGCCTCTTGAAGTGGTCTCACCAAAATCAGGGGTGGATTATCGAGGACGACTACGATGGAGAGTTTAGTTTTCAGTCTGCGCCGCTTCCCGCACTCAAGTCGCAGGATCAGCACCAACGGGTCATCTATTGCAGCTCGTTCAACAAAACTGTCGCGGCAAATCTGCGCGTCGGGTTTATGGTAGTGCCACCAGCCCTTCAGAATAGAATGCTTGCATTGTCGGAGATGATCGGGTCACCCGTCAGTGGAACGACCCAGCTTGCCTTGGCTGCTTTCATGGCGAGTGGCGATTTTTCGAGTCATCTGCGGCGGTGTCGACAGGCTTATCAGCAACGCCGTGACGTCCTGATTCGTGAGCTTGAGCGTCACGCTTCCGGAAAATACAACGTAACTGGCGGCCATGCAGGGTTTCACTTCATTCTTTGGCTAAAGCCGGGGACGGACGAGCAAGACATCGTCAATCAAGCGGCAACTGTCGGAATTGCATTGCAATCGCTTGGATCGCTCTGTCGCAGAGCGTCTTTTGGGCCGGCCTTTATCATGGGGTACTCCGCCTTAAGCTTGTCGCAAGCCAGGTTTTCAGGCCGAAAACTGGGGTTGATTCTAGGAGCATCCTCTTAG
- a CDS encoding LuxR C-terminal-related transcriptional regulator, with translation MDASSDSTDRPWSVSLIQTKMLPPRLPSGCVQRSVLLKWLHKQPARSITVVTAPAGFGKTTLLAGWCEALSQRKHVVAWLSLDAEDDDPQQFCAYLVAAFARASAEIASQAQHILNKDPLTPNRTVISLLLNGIAASGRRVFLVLDDADRLTAKPVLAITSRLLRYAPENMHILLGVRGEPALMVGQFRAPEELVRIDVDDLRFSIADAQAFFDRTGTVPLDRTSVELLNDATEGWVAGLQLAALSLRDVGDAAKVAGALVGVSSGIDSYLNDSVLAHLPLPVLKFLLHTSILERLAPELCDAIMGRGSGSGGQLDWLERHSVFIRPLDETRHWYRYHALLSDALRRRLLRQMPQQVPLLHRRASQWFAGARLWPEAVRHALAAGELEQAAQWVENCATEMLERGELNTLLGWIGKLPPDVIQRRLRLRLTKAWALVFSIQPDAASREVAAVTNEFFRGRRKDTRMVEEAALAEINAVSAQIAIMVEDSERALELGLAAQTSMAPTAPWVQRCAQFAQLFGLMHRGGFDQIREIRDAVGERVEQGQEPDYSDMFRRSSFGVAAFVHGELSESRRIFEAMFHDIEKAWGRSSSCATWAASCLAAIYYECNELPEARRMIAGRTIIALETSPLTGLMRHILSAARLLWRDGEVGSALAMLEDGRQAAVTRHWLRLKLALDAETVRLLLVEGNVAQARQIADELSKSVPMMCEGRTGCAVDTWTSYCLLQARVLIAGDRADEAVTLLTPLLDTLAATGRRCSEAVVTLLFSCALAQCGASEKALGALERALRLGMQSGMINSFVDEGPPVRALLQQFRLASANVPTAETAYIDGLLAAFDAFGNSPAASPAHVEAAPLSPDVLSAREFEVLEWVARGLSNKEIGRSLKLAPETVKWHLKNVFEKLDVNSRIEAVQRVFGPGVGKGRAAM, from the coding sequence ATGGATGCGTCGTCAGACAGTACCGATCGCCCATGGAGCGTGTCGCTGATTCAGACCAAGATGCTCCCGCCCCGTCTTCCGTCTGGCTGCGTGCAACGATCCGTGTTGCTTAAGTGGTTGCATAAACAGCCGGCTCGTAGCATCACCGTCGTGACCGCCCCGGCGGGGTTCGGCAAGACGACATTGCTTGCTGGTTGGTGTGAAGCGCTGTCGCAGCGAAAGCATGTTGTTGCATGGCTCAGCCTCGACGCTGAAGACGATGATCCGCAGCAGTTCTGCGCTTACCTGGTGGCCGCATTCGCCAGGGCCTCGGCGGAAATTGCCTCGCAAGCGCAACACATCCTTAATAAAGATCCGCTGACTCCTAACAGAACGGTCATTTCACTACTCCTGAACGGGATCGCTGCATCCGGCAGGCGCGTTTTCCTCGTGCTGGATGACGCCGACCGTCTGACTGCGAAACCAGTTCTTGCGATTACTTCCCGTCTGCTTCGCTATGCCCCCGAGAACATGCATATCCTGCTCGGGGTGCGAGGTGAGCCGGCCTTGATGGTTGGCCAGTTTCGAGCGCCAGAGGAACTCGTACGTATTGACGTCGACGATCTCCGTTTTTCGATCGCCGATGCGCAAGCATTTTTTGACCGGACAGGCACCGTGCCGCTTGACCGGACCAGTGTTGAGTTGCTGAACGACGCAACGGAGGGATGGGTCGCTGGCTTGCAACTTGCCGCTCTTTCGCTACGCGATGTGGGCGATGCGGCCAAGGTCGCCGGTGCGCTGGTCGGAGTCAGCTCCGGAATCGATTCGTACCTGAACGATTCCGTGCTCGCACATCTGCCGCTCCCTGTGCTCAAGTTTCTGCTGCACACGTCGATTCTTGAACGACTCGCCCCTGAGTTGTGCGATGCCATCATGGGCAGGGGAAGTGGAAGCGGGGGCCAGCTCGACTGGCTGGAGCGACACAGCGTGTTCATCCGGCCGCTGGACGAAACACGGCACTGGTACCGCTATCATGCGCTCCTGTCCGACGCACTTCGTCGGCGCCTTCTTCGCCAGATGCCGCAACAGGTCCCGTTGCTGCACCGTCGTGCGTCCCAATGGTTTGCAGGAGCACGTCTTTGGCCCGAGGCAGTCAGACATGCCTTGGCTGCGGGCGAACTCGAGCAGGCGGCACAGTGGGTTGAAAACTGTGCGACGGAGATGCTCGAGCGCGGTGAGTTGAACACGTTGCTAGGATGGATCGGAAAACTGCCACCGGATGTCATCCAGAGACGGCTTCGTTTGCGCCTGACGAAAGCATGGGCGCTCGTGTTCTCGATTCAGCCGGACGCCGCCTCGAGGGAAGTTGCTGCTGTTACCAACGAATTCTTTCGGGGGCGTCGCAAGGATACCCGCATGGTAGAGGAAGCGGCATTGGCGGAGATCAACGCGGTCAGCGCACAGATCGCCATTATGGTAGAGGACAGCGAGCGGGCGCTCGAACTGGGCCTTGCTGCTCAAACCTCAATGGCGCCTACGGCGCCTTGGGTGCAGCGATGCGCGCAATTCGCGCAGCTCTTCGGCTTGATGCACAGGGGCGGGTTCGACCAGATACGTGAAATACGCGACGCCGTCGGCGAGCGAGTTGAACAGGGCCAGGAGCCCGACTATTCGGATATGTTTCGGCGCTCGTCGTTCGGTGTTGCTGCATTTGTGCATGGCGAGCTGTCTGAATCAAGGCGAATTTTTGAGGCGATGTTCCACGACATCGAAAAAGCATGGGGCCGCTCGTCGTCCTGCGCAACCTGGGCGGCCAGTTGCCTTGCTGCGATCTACTATGAGTGCAACGAACTGCCTGAAGCGCGGAGGATGATCGCGGGCCGCACGATCATCGCACTGGAAACCTCGCCGCTAACTGGTTTGATGCGCCATATACTGTCTGCAGCACGCTTGCTGTGGCGCGACGGGGAGGTGGGTTCGGCGTTGGCTATGCTCGAAGACGGTCGACAGGCCGCCGTAACCCGACACTGGCTGCGTCTGAAGTTGGCGCTGGATGCCGAAACGGTAAGATTGCTCCTTGTAGAAGGCAACGTTGCTCAAGCCAGGCAGATCGCCGACGAGCTGAGCAAGAGCGTGCCAATGATGTGCGAAGGGCGGACTGGATGCGCGGTAGACACGTGGACAAGCTATTGTCTCCTGCAGGCTCGCGTACTGATCGCCGGGGATCGTGCAGATGAAGCCGTCACGCTTCTCACACCTTTGCTTGATACCCTGGCTGCTACGGGCAGGCGCTGTTCGGAGGCTGTGGTTACCTTGCTGTTCTCATGCGCGCTCGCGCAATGTGGAGCGTCGGAAAAGGCGCTTGGTGCGCTCGAACGAGCGCTACGGCTCGGAATGCAGAGCGGCATGATTAACAGCTTCGTGGATGAGGGGCCACCCGTGCGCGCGTTGCTACAGCAATTTCGCTTGGCTTCAGCGAACGTTCCTACGGCAGAAACGGCGTATATCGACGGGCTGCTTGCAGCTTTTGATGCCTTCGGCAATTCACCGGCTGCGTCGCCCGCGCATGTTGAGGCCGCGCCGCTGTCACCGGATGTTCTTAGTGCAAGGGAGTTCGAGGTACTCGAGTGGGTTGCCCGCGGTCTTTCGAACAAGGAAATCGGCCGGTCGTTGAAACTGGCACCCGAGACGGTCAAGTGGCATTTGAAAAACGTCTTCGAAAAGCTCGACGTAAATTCGAGAATTGAAGCCGTACAGAGAGTTTTTGGACCTGGGGTAGGAAAGGGCCGCGCGGCCATGTAG
- a CDS encoding MFS transporter, whose product MEDASATRSVNLTQYIDETPWTTAQKMMIVMMALAFIIDGCANQVLGLAIPSIVAEWHVQRAATAPIAAIGLLGIAFGAMGGGIVADRIGRRKSLIAAITLFGIATLLSASTNSVASLAAVRFFDGLGLGGALPICTALLAETSPRNRRAIAIAAGMLFIPAGGVISGLLSTVIVPTFGWRGLFVGAGLLALASAVFFAIAIPESPFYLALRPERKDELGRVMRRLKTNVDPNIVFYDVIPPREERKISTLLNSEYRTITIGVWVGFFCCLLASYTLFSWLPSLLSARGFTHARTGFVMSLFHSGSIVGGLISGILFQRYGVRKPLLGIAAAALIIAIVLSVCSIDPDHSVVLTIIFMALGLLLAAMHNGFYTLTAFVYPSAIRGSGIGAASGLGRLGAITSSFTGVFSMGLSAESNTYFLVIAAWLFIGLIGVSVIRAPKTLVPAASSA is encoded by the coding sequence TTGGAAGATGCGAGCGCAACAAGGTCAGTTAATTTGACGCAGTACATAGACGAAACACCTTGGACTACGGCTCAGAAAATGATGATAGTCATGATGGCGCTCGCCTTCATTATCGATGGGTGCGCGAATCAGGTACTTGGTCTTGCTATCCCTTCAATCGTTGCTGAATGGCATGTTCAACGGGCGGCGACTGCGCCTATCGCTGCGATTGGCTTGTTGGGTATTGCATTCGGCGCCATGGGCGGCGGTATAGTTGCGGATCGTATCGGACGACGAAAAAGCCTTATCGCCGCGATTACCCTCTTTGGTATAGCAACGTTGCTATCTGCGTCAACGAATAGTGTTGCGTCCTTGGCGGCGGTGAGATTCTTTGATGGACTCGGATTGGGCGGTGCATTGCCTATCTGCACGGCGTTGCTTGCAGAGACCAGTCCCCGTAATCGGCGCGCTATCGCTATCGCAGCAGGGATGTTGTTTATTCCTGCGGGCGGCGTTATTTCGGGGCTATTGAGTACAGTCATCGTGCCGACATTTGGCTGGCGCGGCCTTTTCGTGGGTGCTGGTTTGCTGGCTCTTGCATCGGCGGTGTTCTTCGCAATCGCTATTCCGGAAAGCCCTTTTTATCTGGCGTTGCGCCCCGAGCGGAAAGACGAGTTGGGTCGCGTCATGCGTCGCCTGAAAACGAATGTTGATCCGAATATTGTTTTCTACGACGTCATTCCGCCGCGCGAGGAGCGAAAGATCTCGACACTCCTGAATAGCGAGTATCGAACGATAACCATCGGCGTATGGGTTGGCTTTTTCTGCTGCCTGCTGGCAAGTTATACCCTGTTCAGCTGGCTGCCGTCACTTCTGTCGGCTCGGGGCTTCACTCATGCACGCACTGGCTTCGTGATGAGCCTTTTCCATAGCGGATCGATCGTCGGCGGGCTGATCAGCGGCATTCTTTTCCAGCGATATGGCGTACGTAAGCCCCTATTGGGAATTGCTGCTGCCGCTTTGATTATCGCCATAGTGCTCTCAGTGTGTTCGATCGATCCCGATCACAGCGTCGTGCTGACTATTATTTTCATGGCCTTGGGATTGCTGCTGGCGGCGATGCATAACGGCTTCTATACGCTCACGGCTTTTGTTTATCCTTCGGCTATTCGGGGCAGCGGCATCGGTGCTGCGTCAGGACTCGGACGACTTGGTGCGATTACGAGTTCGTTCACGGGTGTCTTTTCCATGGGGCTCAGCGCAGAGTCGAACACCTACTTTTTGGTGATCGCGGCTTGGCTTTTTATCGGGCTCATAGGCGTATCCGTAATTCGTGCGCCGAAAACACTGGTGCCGGCCGCGAGCAGCGCATAA